From Chromohalobacter canadensis, one genomic window encodes:
- a CDS encoding Dps family protein, which translates to MSDINSIGLHTSSANQLAEKLNELLANYQIFYMNARGYHWNVKGPHFFELHTKFEEVYTDLLAKVDEVAERILTLGHEPLHAYSDYAKISRIQEDTHVHEGTECVRGLVQGYQALLELQRELNSMAADADDEGTASQMSDYIREQEKTVWMLSAYLG; encoded by the coding sequence ATGTCCGACATCAATTCCATCGGGTTACATACCAGCAGCGCCAACCAACTGGCCGAGAAGCTCAACGAGCTACTGGCCAACTACCAGATTTTCTACATGAACGCGCGCGGCTACCACTGGAACGTGAAAGGCCCGCATTTCTTCGAACTGCATACCAAATTCGAAGAAGTCTATACCGACCTGCTCGCCAAGGTGGATGAAGTCGCCGAGCGCATTCTTACGCTGGGGCACGAGCCGCTGCATGCCTACAGCGATTACGCCAAGATCTCGCGTATTCAGGAAGACACCCACGTGCACGAGGGCACCGAATGCGTGCGTGGCCTGGTGCAGGGTTATCAGGCACTGCTTGAGTTGCAGCGCGAGCTCAACTCCATGGCTGCCGATGCCGACGACGAAGGCACCGCCTCGCAGATGAGCGATTACATCCGCGAGCAGGAAAAGACCGTGTGGATGCTCAGCGCCTACCTGGGCTGA
- the rmuC gene encoding DNA recombination protein RmuC — protein MSSTIPAAYLLALAAVLALATLMLGMAWRRERTRREAAEHDVEREQRHYAEVEETRARLERELAQSDAQLDAVREQSLETRRLLGQREHDLDDRQEQLAALRERHGRLETQLEQERSHHAEKLALLEEARTRLTQDFEALAGRIFEERQQTFNTQSRENLEAMLAPFREQVGDFRARLEEIHGQSLRERSTLKTQIEHLATLNRQITEEAANLTRALKGDKKMQGDWGEVILESVLERSGLRRDIEYKREVSVEGESGRQRPDAVIYLPDNRHLIVDAKVSLNAYVRYVNAEDDATRAQALKAHVQAVRAHIDALSGRDYPHLPGLNSPDFVFLFMPVEPAFAVAFQHDETLFQDAFSRDIVVVTPTTLLASLRTVASLWTLERQNDNARVIAARAGKLLDKFRGFVDSLEDVGRHLERADGSYRQAMGRLSTGQGSLVSQALMLKRLGVRMKRDLPTHLTDQVDAEELDDMADDDPDTEETSSGDEARGEP, from the coding sequence ATGTCCAGCACGATCCCCGCCGCTTATCTTCTCGCCCTTGCGGCCGTCCTGGCGCTTGCCACGTTGATGCTTGGCATGGCGTGGCGGCGTGAACGCACGCGTCGTGAGGCAGCCGAGCACGATGTCGAGCGCGAACAGCGTCACTATGCCGAGGTCGAGGAGACACGTGCCCGGCTGGAGCGCGAGCTGGCCCAAAGTGACGCCCAACTGGACGCCGTGCGCGAACAAAGCCTCGAGACCCGGCGCCTGCTGGGGCAGCGCGAGCACGATCTCGACGATCGTCAGGAGCAGCTTGCGGCGCTTCGTGAACGCCACGGTCGCCTGGAAACGCAGCTCGAACAGGAGCGCTCCCATCATGCCGAGAAGCTCGCCCTGCTCGAAGAGGCGCGGACACGTCTCACCCAGGACTTCGAGGCGTTGGCGGGGCGGATCTTCGAGGAACGACAGCAAACGTTCAATACCCAGAGCCGCGAGAATCTCGAGGCCATGCTGGCGCCATTTCGCGAGCAGGTCGGCGACTTCCGGGCGCGCCTGGAGGAAATTCACGGCCAATCGCTGCGTGAGCGCTCGACCCTCAAGACGCAGATCGAGCATCTGGCCACGCTGAACCGCCAGATCACGGAAGAAGCCGCCAACCTGACGCGGGCGCTCAAGGGCGACAAGAAGATGCAGGGCGATTGGGGCGAGGTAATACTCGAATCGGTGCTCGAACGCTCGGGACTGCGCCGCGACATCGAGTACAAGCGCGAGGTTTCGGTGGAAGGCGAGTCGGGACGTCAGCGCCCCGACGCGGTCATCTACCTGCCCGACAATCGCCACCTGATCGTCGACGCCAAGGTCTCGCTCAACGCCTATGTGCGCTACGTCAACGCCGAGGACGACGCTACGCGCGCGCAGGCATTGAAGGCGCATGTTCAGGCGGTGCGCGCGCATATCGACGCGCTCTCCGGGCGTGACTATCCGCATTTGCCGGGGCTCAACTCACCGGATTTCGTGTTCCTGTTCATGCCCGTCGAGCCGGCGTTCGCGGTCGCCTTCCAGCATGACGAAACGCTCTTTCAGGACGCCTTCTCTCGAGACATCGTGGTGGTCACGCCGACCACGCTGCTGGCGAGCCTGAGAACCGTGGCCAGCCTCTGGACACTGGAGCGCCAGAACGATAACGCTCGCGTCATCGCCGCACGGGCGGGCAAGTTGCTCGACAAGTTTCGTGGCTTCGTAGATAGCCTCGAGGACGTCGGCCGTCATCTGGAACGCGCCGACGGAAGCTATCGCCAGGCGATGGGGCGCCTGTCAACGGGGCAGGGGAGCCTGGTCAGCCAGGCGCTGATGCTCAAGCGTCTGGGCGTGCGCATGAAACGCGACCTGCCGACGCATCTGACCGATCAGGTGGACGCTGAGGAACTGGACGACATGGCGGATGACGACCCCGACACCGAGGAGACCTCTTCCGGTGACGAGGCGCGCGGGGAGCCCTAA
- a CDS encoding type 1 glutamine amidotransferase domain-containing protein: MSQAQSGKRVAILATDGFEESELSAPRAALKSQGVEVQVVTPEGKGIRAWAETDWGDIYEADKALSDVDVTDYHALVLPGGLFNPDELRLNEKALAFVRGFFEAGKPVAAICHAPWILINAGVVDGRKMTSVASVGQDLKNAGAQWVDEPVVVDNGLVTSRTPKDMDAFNAKLIEELAEGRHSGQHA, encoded by the coding sequence ATGAGTCAAGCACAGTCAGGTAAACGTGTCGCTATCCTCGCCACCGATGGGTTCGAGGAATCCGAGCTTTCCGCGCCGCGTGCCGCCTTGAAAAGTCAGGGCGTCGAGGTGCAGGTGGTTACCCCCGAAGGCAAAGGTATCCGTGCTTGGGCCGAAACCGACTGGGGCGACATCTACGAGGCCGACAAAGCCTTGAGCGATGTCGACGTCACCGATTATCACGCGCTGGTACTGCCCGGCGGGCTCTTCAATCCCGACGAACTCCGTCTCAACGAAAAAGCGCTCGCCTTTGTGCGTGGCTTCTTCGAGGCGGGCAAGCCAGTGGCTGCGATCTGCCATGCGCCGTGGATCCTGATCAACGCCGGTGTCGTCGACGGGCGCAAGATGACCTCGGTCGCCTCCGTGGGGCAAGATCTCAAGAACGCTGGCGCTCAATGGGTCGATGAGCCTGTCGTCGTCGATAATGGCCTGGTCACCAGTCGCACACCCAAGGACATGGACGCCTTCAACGCCAAACTGATCGAGGAGCTGGCCGAAGGTCGCCACAGCGGACAACACGCCTGA
- a CDS encoding App1 family protein, with amino-acid sequence MPSRRLHFAVKSLLRIFARPMKSDSGRGGPVVHPYRGYGTHREVFLMGRVFRQVGLARVIPRRGALRDAADVTRRLARRGFADAEVHIRLGDNSATVTTDHDGYFDVRLPLECPLDEHVSWHRAELEVITADRDNVLSRADVYIPPPHTDLMVISDIDDTVMYTGVTDKLRMLYRLFVEKAHRRTAFPGVAELYQALHAGTAGDSRRPILYVSRGPWSIYEVLEAFFQLNHIPVGPILFLREWGISWRHPWPRRAEDHKYDLITQMLTLFDTLPCVLIGDSGQHDPEIYTRIVKENPDRVKTIYIRRVDRKPDREAAIARLREEIEHTDCELLLSDDSAAMAAHARDRGYISETGLEAVRQASR; translated from the coding sequence ATGCCTTCACGACGCCTGCATTTCGCCGTCAAAAGCCTGTTACGAATCTTCGCGCGGCCGATGAAATCGGATAGCGGTCGCGGCGGACCGGTCGTCCATCCCTACCGTGGTTACGGCACGCATCGCGAGGTGTTCCTGATGGGACGGGTCTTCCGTCAGGTGGGCCTGGCGCGCGTCATCCCCAGGCGCGGGGCGCTTCGCGACGCTGCGGACGTGACCCGGCGACTCGCGCGGCGTGGCTTTGCCGATGCTGAGGTACACATTCGCCTAGGCGACAACAGCGCCACCGTCACCACTGATCACGACGGCTATTTCGATGTCCGTCTGCCACTGGAGTGCCCACTCGACGAACACGTTTCCTGGCATCGCGCCGAGCTCGAGGTCATTACGGCCGACCGCGACAACGTCCTCTCGCGCGCCGATGTCTATATTCCGCCACCGCATACCGACCTGATGGTGATCAGCGACATCGACGACACGGTGATGTACACCGGCGTCACCGACAAGCTGCGCATGCTGTATCGCCTGTTCGTCGAGAAGGCGCATCGACGCACTGCCTTTCCCGGCGTCGCCGAGCTTTACCAGGCCTTGCATGCGGGAACGGCGGGCGACTCACGGCGGCCGATCCTGTATGTCTCACGCGGTCCGTGGAGCATCTACGAGGTACTCGAGGCGTTCTTTCAGCTCAACCACATTCCCGTCGGGCCGATCCTGTTCCTGCGCGAATGGGGTATTTCCTGGCGTCATCCCTGGCCGCGCCGTGCCGAGGATCACAAGTACGACTTGATCACGCAGATGCTCACGCTGTTCGACACGCTACCCTGTGTGTTGATCGGGGACAGCGGCCAACACGATCCCGAAATCTACACGCGTATCGTCAAGGAAAACCCGGATCGCGTGAAGACGATCTACATTCGTCGCGTCGACCGCAAGCCCGACCGCGAAGCGGCCATCGCCCGGCTGCGCGAGGAGATCGAACATACCGACTGCGAACTTCTACTGAGCGATGACAGCGCCGCCATGGCCGCGCATGCGCGCGACCGAGGCTATATCTCCGAGACGGGGCTGGAAGCAGTACGTCAGGCGTCGCGCTGA
- a CDS encoding aminoacyl-histidine dipeptidase, whose product MNDHLLQLSPEPLWRHFRTLCNTPRPSGHEQRLVETLTAWADERGLAHERDAAGNLKIRKPASPGCEELPGVILQGHLDMVAQANADHPHDFTRDALDTYVEDGWLHARETTLGADNGMGVAAALAILEDDTLRHGPLEALFTLEEEASMRGALELDEGWLQGRYLLNLDSEDRGQVYIGCAGGADVVVGARLPTRDLGEDEIVRRVALTGLVGGHSGIDIHKGRGNANRLLVRVLRALEPFGACLVAYHGGTLRNALPREAFASIALPADEEDAVTQRLAELEAELASELAGVDEDVQLTLESAETDAPLTEAASRLLIAALHVAPCGVERMSVEVPGVVETSNNLGVVKLEAGRFHLCALVRSLRDSATRDLADRFRALFSLIGAETRVENAYPGWTPDPESTLLARFRRLHLEQTGVDPDVKVIHAGLECGILGGKYPHLEMISFGPLIRGAHSPAERVELDSVGEFWQVLRAVIEDLATARAA is encoded by the coding sequence ATGAACGATCACCTTCTGCAACTCTCTCCCGAACCGCTGTGGCGCCATTTCCGCACGTTGTGCAATACGCCGCGCCCCTCCGGTCATGAACAGCGCCTGGTCGAGACGCTCACCGCCTGGGCCGACGAACGCGGGTTGGCACATGAACGCGACGCCGCCGGTAACCTCAAGATTCGTAAGCCGGCCTCGCCGGGGTGCGAGGAGCTTCCCGGTGTCATCCTGCAGGGGCACCTGGATATGGTCGCCCAGGCCAATGCCGATCACCCTCACGATTTTACCCGTGATGCGCTCGACACGTACGTCGAAGACGGCTGGCTGCATGCTCGCGAGACCACTCTGGGCGCCGATAACGGTATGGGTGTGGCCGCCGCGTTGGCGATTCTCGAGGACGACACCCTGCGCCACGGTCCACTCGAGGCGTTGTTTACGCTGGAGGAAGAAGCCTCCATGCGTGGCGCGCTGGAACTCGACGAGGGCTGGCTGCAGGGGCGCTACTTGCTCAACCTCGACTCCGAGGATCGTGGCCAGGTCTACATCGGCTGCGCCGGCGGAGCCGATGTAGTCGTCGGCGCGCGGCTGCCCACGCGGGATCTCGGCGAGGACGAAATCGTGCGCCGTGTTGCCCTGACCGGGCTGGTGGGCGGCCATTCGGGCATCGATATCCACAAGGGGCGAGGCAACGCCAATCGCTTGTTGGTGCGGGTGCTGCGTGCCCTGGAACCGTTCGGCGCCTGCCTCGTCGCCTATCATGGTGGTACGCTGCGCAATGCGCTGCCGCGAGAGGCCTTCGCCAGCATCGCGCTGCCCGCCGACGAAGAGGACGCGGTCACGCAGCGGCTGGCCGAACTGGAGGCCGAACTTGCCAGCGAACTGGCGGGGGTCGACGAAGACGTGCAACTCACCCTCGAGTCTGCCGAGACCGATGCGCCACTCACCGAGGCCGCCAGCCGCCTGCTGATCGCGGCCCTGCATGTGGCACCATGCGGCGTCGAGCGTATGAGCGTTGAAGTGCCGGGCGTGGTGGAAACCTCCAACAACCTGGGTGTGGTCAAGCTCGAGGCCGGACGCTTTCATCTATGCGCCCTGGTACGATCGTTGCGCGATAGCGCCACACGGGATCTCGCCGACCGCTTCCGGGCATTGTTCTCGCTGATCGGTGCCGAGACACGGGTCGAGAATGCCTACCCCGGCTGGACGCCGGATCCCGAAAGCACGCTGCTGGCACGTTTTCGTCGTCTGCACCTCGAACAGACGGGGGTCGACCCGGACGTGAAAGTTATCCACGCCGGGTTGGAATGCGGCATTCTCGGGGGCAAGTATCCGCACCTGGAGATGATTTCCTTCGGCCCCTTGATCCGCGGTGCCCACTCGCCCGCAGAGCGCGTCGAACTCGACTCCGTGGGCGAGTTCTGGCAAGTGCTGCGCGCCGTGATCGAAGACCTGGCCACGGCGCGAGCGGCGTGA
- a CDS encoding tRNA(Met) cytidine acetyltransferase TmcA, producing the protein MNAPSEDMTSSSAWLDALVDACRERRHRGVIWIPASSELARTRALSLWQARAWHAPLWVGEAAPEADIDALSPRQARTRLGREHDLVIFDANAALGFDPDAFGALSGTLRAGGLLVVLTPAEWVHGQVSPDADYARLAHWPHAPETLTAHYLARLARHLLREPSVWHWSDEHATPCPGRLPEANAPAEAFPDDVCITHDQQEAVHRLTRLRRRRPVVLSADRGRGKSAALGIAAARRLAAGETTLWVTAPRRAAVEPLFERLAALYPQGHRAEMRFYVTLEARRCEVRFLAPDAVTAALSESGVDRHAPPTMFVDEAAAIPTPLLARWLDAFPRLAFATTVHGYEGTGRGFQVRFYARLSRRTPDWREIHLREPVRWADGDPLERLTRDMLLLDAAPADDGEVEAALAAAPLRIRWLDREALAHDEHALKTLFGLLVQAHYRTTPGDLRQLLDGPDVRLAVAYAGDTCLGVCQVQAEGGFPADLAERVVLGERRPRGHLLAQSLATHGGWQTALTSRWWRIMRIAVHPAARRCGVGRALVEAVATAARTHDVAHLGVSFGAEAMLIAFWRRLGFISLRLGLTREAASGEHALMMGQSLTSPAGASLATWSDDFQHLLPSLLAFELAHLETDVVTALLHEGTAPEVNAELCARLERFAQGGGELALVRPWLCRAWLAWWRRQPQETADETPGEDTRALHDWAATLFQGRDDEATRAMGRQARIAHWRRLAGLLSCRLRPTP; encoded by the coding sequence ATGAATGCCCCCTCGGAGGACATGACGTCCTCCAGCGCATGGTTGGATGCCCTGGTCGACGCCTGCCGTGAACGTCGGCATCGCGGCGTGATCTGGATACCCGCGTCATCCGAATTGGCCCGGACGCGTGCGCTTTCCCTCTGGCAGGCTCGGGCGTGGCATGCCCCCTTGTGGGTCGGCGAGGCCGCCCCCGAGGCCGACATCGATGCGCTGTCCCCGCGTCAGGCCCGCACTCGCTTGGGGCGCGAGCATGACCTGGTCATCTTCGATGCCAATGCCGCGTTGGGTTTCGATCCGGACGCTTTCGGGGCGCTGAGCGGTACGTTGCGTGCCGGAGGACTGCTGGTCGTGTTGACGCCTGCCGAATGGGTCCACGGCCAGGTTAGTCCGGATGCTGACTATGCGCGTCTGGCGCATTGGCCTCATGCACCGGAGACGCTGACCGCCCATTACCTGGCGCGTCTGGCGCGGCACTTGCTCCGTGAGCCCAGCGTCTGGCATTGGTCTGATGAGCACGCCACGCCGTGCCCCGGTCGCCTGCCCGAGGCGAACGCGCCTGCAGAGGCTTTTCCTGACGACGTCTGTATTACTCATGATCAGCAAGAGGCCGTGCATCGACTGACGCGCTTGCGCCGTCGGCGCCCTGTGGTCCTGAGTGCCGATCGAGGGCGAGGCAAGTCGGCTGCGTTGGGCATCGCCGCCGCACGTCGGCTGGCGGCGGGGGAGACAACGTTGTGGGTCACCGCACCGCGTCGAGCGGCGGTGGAGCCGCTTTTCGAGCGCTTGGCGGCGCTGTATCCCCAAGGGCATCGTGCCGAGATGCGTTTTTACGTCACGCTTGAGGCGAGGCGGTGCGAGGTTCGTTTTCTCGCCCCGGATGCCGTAACGGCAGCGCTGAGCGAGTCGGGCGTGGATCGTCACGCGCCGCCGACGATGTTCGTCGACGAAGCAGCGGCCATTCCCACGCCACTGTTGGCACGTTGGCTGGACGCCTTCCCGCGTCTCGCTTTTGCCACCACCGTGCATGGTTACGAAGGCACCGGACGTGGCTTCCAGGTTCGTTTTTACGCCCGCCTTTCCCGCCGCACGCCCGACTGGCGCGAGATCCACCTGCGCGAGCCGGTGCGCTGGGCCGACGGTGATCCCCTCGAACGTCTTACCCGCGATATGCTGTTGCTCGATGCCGCGCCGGCCGACGATGGCGAGGTCGAAGCGGCGCTGGCCGCCGCGCCACTGCGCATTCGCTGGCTCGACCGCGAGGCACTGGCTCATGACGAGCACGCTCTCAAGACGTTGTTCGGTCTGCTGGTGCAGGCTCATTACCGCACCACGCCTGGCGATTTGCGCCAACTGCTCGACGGCCCCGATGTGCGACTCGCGGTGGCCTATGCCGGCGATACCTGCCTCGGGGTATGCCAGGTGCAGGCGGAGGGCGGTTTTCCCGCCGATCTCGCCGAGCGTGTCGTGCTCGGCGAGCGCCGCCCGCGCGGTCATCTGCTGGCGCAGTCGTTGGCTACGCACGGTGGCTGGCAGACGGCGCTGACATCGCGCTGGTGGCGCATCATGCGCATTGCCGTGCATCCCGCTGCGCGGCGGTGCGGTGTGGGGCGGGCACTGGTCGAAGCCGTGGCCACTGCGGCCCGCACGCATGACGTCGCGCACCTGGGCGTGAGTTTCGGCGCCGAGGCGATGCTGATCGCCTTCTGGCGGCGTTTGGGGTTCATCTCGCTGCGCTTGGGGCTGACCCGCGAAGCGGCGAGCGGTGAGCATGCCTTGATGATGGGGCAGTCGCTGACGTCCCCGGCGGGTGCGTCACTGGCGACCTGGTCGGATGACTTCCAGCATCTGCTGCCGAGCCTGCTTGCCTTCGAGTTGGCGCATTTGGAAACCGATGTCGTCACGGCGCTGCTGCACGAGGGAACGGCGCCCGAGGTGAATGCCGAGCTATGCGCACGCCTGGAGCGCTTCGCGCAGGGTGGCGGTGAGTTGGCGCTCGTGCGGCCCTGGCTGTGTCGGGCCTGGCTGGCCTGGTGGCGTCGTCAGCCGCAGGAAACCGCCGACGAGACGCCGGGCGAGGACACAAGAGCATTGCACGATTGGGCCGCGACATTGTTCCAGGGGCGTGATGACGAGGCGACGCGCGCGATGGGACGCCAAGCCCGAATCGCCCACTGGCGCCGCCTGGCGGGTCTCTTGAGTTGTCGCCTGAGGCCGACGCCATGA
- the trxB gene encoding thioredoxin-disulfide reductase, whose amino-acid sequence MSDVRHERLIILGSGPAGYTAAVYAARANLKPLLITGMQAGGQLTTTTDVDNWPGDAEGVQGPELMERMRSHAERFDTEVLFDHINEVELRERPFVLKGENGTYTCDSLIISTGASARYLGLPSEEKFMGQGVSACATCDGFFYRGQEVVVIGGGNTAVEEALYLSNIATKVTLVHRRDSLRAEKILQDKLFDKVENGNMEVVWNHTLEEVLGDNTGVTGVRLISTVDGAAREIQAPGLFVAIGHSPNTGIFEGQLDMNSGYIRVKSGLDGNATMTSVPGVFAAGDVMDHVYRQAVTSAGTGCMAALDAERYLDGLE is encoded by the coding sequence ATGAGCGACGTGCGTCACGAACGATTGATTATTCTCGGTTCCGGCCCCGCCGGGTACACGGCGGCCGTCTATGCGGCACGTGCCAATCTCAAGCCGCTGCTGATTACCGGCATGCAGGCCGGCGGTCAGTTGACGACCACCACCGACGTGGACAACTGGCCGGGCGACGCCGAAGGCGTTCAAGGGCCGGAACTGATGGAGCGCATGCGTAGCCATGCCGAGCGGTTCGATACCGAGGTACTATTCGACCATATCAACGAAGTCGAGCTGCGTGAGCGCCCGTTCGTACTCAAGGGCGAAAACGGCACCTATACCTGCGATTCCTTGATCATCTCCACTGGTGCCAGCGCCCGTTACCTGGGGCTGCCGTCGGAAGAGAAATTCATGGGGCAGGGCGTGTCCGCCTGCGCGACCTGCGATGGTTTCTTCTATCGCGGTCAGGAAGTCGTGGTCATCGGCGGGGGTAACACTGCCGTCGAGGAAGCGCTGTATCTTTCCAATATCGCGACCAAGGTCACGCTGGTGCATCGCCGCGATAGTCTGCGTGCCGAGAAGATCCTGCAGGACAAGCTGTTCGACAAGGTCGAAAACGGCAACATGGAGGTCGTCTGGAATCACACGCTTGAAGAGGTGTTGGGTGACAACACCGGCGTCACCGGGGTGCGTTTGATCTCCACCGTTGATGGCGCTGCGCGTGAGATTCAGGCACCGGGGCTGTTCGTCGCCATCGGCCATTCGCCGAATACCGGTATCTTCGAAGGCCAACTGGACATGAACAGCGGCTATATTCGGGTCAAGTCTGGCCTCGATGGCAATGCCACCATGACCAGCGTGCCGGGTGTCTTCGCCGCCGGCGATGTGATGGATCACGTCTACCGTCAGGCGGTGACCTCCGCAGGTACTGGGTGCATGGCGGCTCTCGATGCCGAGCGCTATCTCGACGGCCTGGAGTAA
- a CDS encoding peroxiredoxin, with protein sequence MSVLVGRQVPDFEAAAVLGDGTIVDDFKLSETNGKLRVIFFWPLDFTFVCPSEIIAHDNRLAQFRELGVEVIGVSIDSQFTHHAWRKTSPEKGGIGEVGFPMVADVKHEITQAFGIEHPEAGVALRASFLIDEDGVVQHQTINNLPLGRNVDEMLRMVKALKFHQKNGEVCPAGWDEGQEGMKDTAEGVAKYLGTHSDEL encoded by the coding sequence ATGAGCGTATTGGTTGGACGTCAGGTACCCGATTTCGAAGCGGCAGCGGTTCTGGGCGATGGCACCATCGTCGACGACTTCAAGCTGTCCGAAACCAACGGCAAGCTGCGCGTCATCTTTTTCTGGCCGCTGGACTTCACCTTCGTTTGCCCGTCAGAGATCATCGCGCACGATAATCGCCTGGCACAGTTCCGCGAGTTGGGCGTCGAAGTGATCGGTGTCTCCATCGACTCTCAGTTCACTCACCACGCATGGCGCAAGACCTCTCCCGAGAAGGGCGGCATTGGTGAAGTTGGCTTCCCGATGGTGGCTGACGTCAAGCACGAGATCACGCAAGCCTTCGGTATCGAGCACCCGGAAGCCGGCGTCGCCCTGCGCGCATCCTTCCTGATCGACGAAGACGGCGTCGTCCAGCACCAGACCATCAACAACCTGCCGCTGGGCCGCAACGTCGATGAGATGCTGCGCATGGTCAAGGCCCTCAAGTTCCACCAGAAGAACGGCGAAGTCTGCCCCGCTGGTTGGGACGAAGGCCAGGAAGGCATGAAAGACACCGCCGAAGGCGTCGCCAAGTACCTGGGCACGCACTCCGACGAACTGTAA
- a CDS encoding CPXCG motif-containing cysteine-rich protein, producing the protein MNEEMLLSWPATCPYCDASFEMLIDSSVGSHATWEDCPQCCAPIQVRVTVSPFSGELEDVMLGQDDDVF; encoded by the coding sequence ATGAATGAAGAGATGTTGTTGTCATGGCCGGCGACGTGCCCTTATTGCGACGCATCTTTCGAGATGTTGATCGATAGCAGCGTGGGTAGCCACGCTACTTGGGAAGATTGTCCTCAGTGCTGCGCGCCAATTCAGGTGCGTGTGACAGTATCGCCGTTCAGCGGGGAGCTTGAGGACGTCATGCTAGGGCAAGACGACGACGTATTTTGA